The Bradyrhizobium sp. CCBAU 051011 DNA segment ATGTCGACCTTCACCGTCGCGCTCACGAATTCTTCTCCACGCTTTTCGCAATCTTCGCCACCAGTTCGGTGGCGACCTGTTCCTTGGTCATGGCCGGCCAGGACTCGACCTTGATGTTGTCGGCATTGATCTCGTTGCCATCGCGCGTCAGCAGATGGACGGTGTTGCGATCGCCGCCCATCACGCCGGTTGCGGGCGAAACGTCGTTGGCGACGATCCAGTCGCAGCCCTTGCGCGCAATCTTGGCCTTGGCGTTGTCGATCAGGTGCTCGGTCTCGGCGGCGAAACCGATCACCAGCGGCGGACGCTTGTCCGTCAGCTTCGAAATCGTCGCGAGAATGTCGGGATTTTCGACCAGTTGCAGTGGCGGCATGCCGGCAGAGGTCTTCTTCAGCTTCTGCTCGCCTTCGTTGGCGACGCGCCAGTCGGCGACGGCGGCGGCGAAAATCGCAATGTCCGCCGGCAATGCGGCCTGCACCCGGTGCAGCATGTCGCGGGCCGATTCCACCCGGATCACCGTAACGCCGGCGGGATCGCGTAATTCGACCGGGCCGGAGACCAGCGTGACGTCAGCGCCCGCGGCCCGTGCTGCGGCGGCGATGGCAAACCCTTGCTTGCCGGACGAGCGGTTGGCGATATAGCGCACGGGATCGATCGGCTCATGCGTCGGCCCCGCCGTGATCAGCACGCGCTTGCCCGCGAGCGGGCGCGGCTGCGGCGGCCGCAGGATGTCGATGGCGGCGGCGGCGATCTCGACGGCCTCCGACATCCGCCCGACGCCGGCTTCATTGGACTCAGCCATCTTGCCGGCATTGGGGCCGATCATCTGGACGCCGTCGCGGCGGAGCTGCAGCACGTTGCGGCGGGTGGCGGCGTTATTCCACATCAGCGGATTCATCGCGGGCGCCAGCAGGATCGGCCGGTCGGCCGCGAGCAGGATTGCGCTGGCGAGATCGTCGGCATGGCCCTGCGCCATCTTCGCCATCAGGTCGGCGGTCGCGGGCGCCACAATGATCAAATCGCATTCGCGTGCCA contains these protein-coding regions:
- the coaBC gene encoding bifunctional phosphopantothenoylcysteine decarboxylase/phosphopantothenate--cysteine ligase CoaBC, with the protein product MASLTIRKLDEAVKAYLRLRSAGNGRSVEEEVRVILGELIQGRPELPGAPSSAAEAPAQAPRSVDASNARNVTLIIGGGIAAFKSLELIRRLKERHIDVRCVLTKAAQQFVTPLSASALSHERVYTDLFDPGSEFDAGHIRLARECDLIIVAPATADLMAKMAQGHADDLASAILLAADRPILLAPAMNPLMWNNAATRRNVLQLRRDGVQMIGPNAGKMAESNEAGVGRMSEAVEIAAAAIDILRPPQPRPLAGKRVLITAGPTHEPIDPVRYIANRSSGKQGFAIAAAARAAGADVTLVSGPVELRDPAGVTVIRVESARDMLHRVQAALPADIAIFAAAVADWRVANEGEQKLKKTSAGMPPLQLVENPDILATISKLTDKRPPLVIGFAAETEHLIDNAKAKIARKGCDWIVANDVSPATGVMGGDRNTVHLLTRDGNEINADNIKVESWPAMTKEQVATELVAKIAKSVEKNS